AACCGCAATATTTCGAAACAATAGCTCTCCACTTGGCGACAAGGTCGGCGCACGCCAGCGACGGTAGCCAAAATGAATAATCCACCATAAAATTTGAAACGTTTTACCTACCTACGTACGTTTTTTTCATCAATGCCTAAGTCTTTTCCTATTTGGCCTCACCATATCAAAAAAAGAAAATTGTACGTTTAGACATAATTTGGACACATTTTAGTCAGTTTCCTGTACGTTAAGGAACCGGCTATCTATTTTACTGCTTTTTGATGGAATTTTTGTCTTGTAATGGTGATAGTTGTTGGTTTTGGTTACCTTGTTTCTTTTGGTTGTTAGGCGTAATTTCATCAGCAAACTCCATATTTGCCAAGTTTACTTTGGATGGAATAAATGTTCCTGTTGTATTTTGAAAACCTTGGAACATACGTTGGATAGGTCTCGTCATATTTGAATTACGTGTTGCTAATAGGCCTTACCATATCTTTCCGGGAATTTTGTACGTTTAGATATATTATTGTCACAATTAACCCCTTTTGCTGTACGCGAAGAGATATTTGTTCAGTAAATCTTAATTAATTGTTAATGAATGGTAACAAAATAAAATATACACCGCTCGAAGCATCGAACGGTGTGTTCTATCAAGATATAAAGATTATACTCTTATCCCTTTTATCACCACATCAACAATCGATTTTGCAAGGTTGTCGTCCAAAGGTGCATGTCCTGTAAGAAGTCGATAGATTATAGGCCCATAAATTAAATCAATGATAATTTTAGAGTCTATATCGTTTCGAATCTCGTTGCGATCAAATCCCCGCTGCAACATAACTTGCACAGCATTTTGTCGACTGACTAGGAACCGTTCGCGAAATATGGTAGCTATCTGAGGATCGTATTGACTTTCAGCAATGAGTTGGGTAAACACCTTACCAATAGGACTTTTATAAAACTGCATAACTGAAAGTAACTGTTGTAAAAAATCTTCACGTACAGATCCAGTATCAGGTATTTTAACCTCTGCTTCCATTTTAAATAGAAAAGCATCTATTGAAACTACATTCTTGTTTGGCCACCACTTATAAATAGTTGCTTTGCTAACCTCAGCACGGGCAGAAATCCCATCAACAGTTGTTTTCCGAAGCCCTTCTTCAAACAAAAGTTCGATAGTAGCTTTCAGAATACGCTCACTTACTTTATTACTGCGAGGTCTCCCTCGCTTATGCTCAGAATTTGACTGTTTTACCTCGTAATTAACCAATTTGTTCATCCTCTATATTTGTGCTTAATGTGACAGTTTGCCAATTATTTAAATCTGTTTTGACTTGTTCAAGTTTTGTTTTTATTCGCTTTAGGGAATCAGACCCCAAAACAAGTCTTAGTGGTGGATCATCAGCTGCAACAACCTTCAAGATAGCTGAAGCTGCCTTTTTAGGATCACCAGGCTGATTACCGTTACTTTTACTAGCCGTTTCTCGTGTTTGTCCTGAAGTATTTGTATAATCTTTAATAACTGTATTAACAGAACGCATAGAACTTGCAAGAAAATCGGTACGAAACATTCCTGGTTCGACAATGGTAACGTGAATACCTAAAGGTTTCACTTCTAACGATAACGCTTCCGATAATCCTTCCACTGCAAATTTAGTGGAGTTATAGATTCCCCATCCTATAGAACCTGAAAATCCACCAACTGAAGAGATATTGATAATATGACCAGACCTTTGGGATCGAAGATGGGGTAAGACAGCTTGTGTTACAGCATGCAAACCAAAAACATTAGTAGAAAATACTTGTTTTACTTCCTCTGGGTTCGCTTCTTCCACTGCGCCTAACAGTCCATACCCGGCATTATTGACCAAAATATCAATATGCCCAAATTTTCCAATGGCTTTTTCGACTGATTCTTGGATTTGATAAGAATTCGTTACGTCTAAAGGCAGGATTAATAAATGATTATTATCTTGAAAAGATTGTGCTAAAATTTCTGGTTTACGTGCTGTAGCTACTACCATATCACCTTGTTCAAGTGCTGCCTCAACTAATGCACGTCCAAATCCTTTTGAAGCTCCAGTAATGAACCATACCCTATTATATACAATATTTTCCTTTTCCAATGTGCATACCTCCATTTTTTAGGAATTTTTACTGATAATTATATAGTAAACTAAACGTTTAGTATTGTATACTGTATTTATCAAAAATGCCAGAGAAAGGTTTTCACACACCAGTTCTTACGTTGTGGATGAAAACGGAATCCACATAATTTATGTTGAGTCTTTGTTAAGAAACTCTTAGTTTTACTATCAGGGGTCCCGCCAACCAAATGACATAAAACCCATGTTAAGACATTTTTGGGAAGTGAAAACCTTGATTTTTGTACGCTAAGGATTGTAACTAAAATGAACGCTTTTGTTACAACATTGGTTTTAAGAAGTGTTAGTCCTTACTTAGCCAATTTAGCTGTAACAAAATACTGTATCAAAAATAATTCGTAACATTATTTATCACAATCCTTTTTGTTACGCTAGCAACCCTTTTATATCAAGCTTTCTTTTCCTTAGCGTGGGTTTTATGTTAGTACGTTGGCTGTACCCCATCGCTATCAAGCTAAGCTTATACAACGTCAATTATAGTAGAGGTTATTTCTTTTTTCTAAAGGCTACGTGTAGGGAATTTAAAGATTTGCATACGAAATAAACCCTAACGGGTTTCATTTTTTTGATTTAAGCCGCTTGATTATCAGACATGGTACAATTGTAAACGACACCTAATATATCAAAGACTGTTTTCTTCTCATACCTATGAGAGTTTCGCCCGTTTTGCTGTAGGAGGTTGAACAGGCGAATTAGAATCTTTGATAGCTCTTGGGTGTCTTTCTGTATAGCTTGGAAAAGAAGAAGAAAGTAATCTTTAATCATATATATGGCCTTATATTCACTCAGTTCTCGTTTCTTTTTCATAAGAAGTAATTGCCGCATTTGAAACATGGTAGAAGAACAGAGTAGAATGGCAATCAGTTGTCCATACAAATGGCATTCCAATCGTTCTCGTTTTATCTTTTTACAATGATGAATATGAAAGAATGATTTCCACGTTTTAAATAAAATCTCGATTTGCCAACGTAAAGAATACCAATCATGTACTTGTCCCATCGGGACAATATCTGTAGGGGTATTTGTCATATATACATTGATACCGCTAAGTCGTTTACTACGAGCAGAATACTTCATTCCTTTCTTTTTTTCTCTTACAGTTTGATCTTGTAATCGTTTTTATTGTTGTTCTTTTGTTAGTCGATGAACAATCACACGAGTTGGGACTTTATCAGTCATTCCTACATAAGCGTTGGATATTTCACATGTTTGTCCTGGTTGAAGAGAGTTCATTAAAACCTCCATATCTATCTGGATATACTCTGTACCTTTCTTGATTCTGCCATCTTGAAAATAATCAGGGTTAGGATTTTTTTGATAAATACGTGTATTCGATTTGATACGTGAGATATAATAAGCCTTTTTATCTTGTATATGTTGAAGATCTTTCAAATGAAAATAACCTAAATCTCGGATACATAAATCATTCGCTGTTACAGTTGGGACACACAGGGAACCGTAGGTTCAATCATGTTGTTTACCTGGACCTGTATGAATATGAAGGAACTGTCCACTTAATAAATCATACTCAAGCTGAATCTTTACTCCCGCTGTATGGCTGCATCCTCCTGCACCCGGATAAACGAATGAGAAGGGATCCGGAAGTTGAAATGCAGTGGAATC
This genomic stretch from Bacillus pseudomycoides harbors:
- a CDS encoding TetR/AcrR family transcriptional regulator; translation: MVNYEVKQSNSEHKRGRPRSNKVSERILKATIELLFEEGLRKTTVDGISARAEVSKATIYKWWPNKNVVSIDAFLFKMEAEVKIPDTGSVREDFLQQLLSVMQFYKSPIGKVFTQLIAESQYDPQIATIFRERFLVSRQNAVQVMLQRGFDRNEIRNDIDSKIIIDLIYGPIIYRLLTGHAPLDDNLAKSIVDVVIKGIRV
- a CDS encoding oxidoreductase is translated as MEKENIVYNRVWFITGASKGFGRALVEAALEQGDMVVATARKPEILAQSFQDNNHLLILPLDVTNSYQIQESVEKAIGKFGHIDILVNNAGYGLLGAVEEANPEEVKQVFSTNVFGLHAVTQAVLPHLRSQRSGHIINISSVGGFSGSIGWGIYNSTKFAVEGLSEALSLEVKPLGIHVTIVEPGMFRTDFLASSMRSVNTVIKDYTNTSGQTRETASKSNGNQPGDPKKAASAILKVVAADDPPLRLVLGSDSLKRIKTKLEQVKTDLNNWQTVTLSTNIEDEQIG